The following are encoded in a window of Salmo trutta chromosome 9, fSalTru1.1, whole genome shotgun sequence genomic DNA:
- the LOC115200435 gene encoding phospholipid phosphatase 1-like: MTILKARHVRQIDCLSSRRKKADSSRTLTSLRICQTEVPRRNMFETGRIPLVLLDLTCLILVGLPFAILTPQHNPFKRGFFCNDESIRYPLKEDTISYQLLGGVMIPFTLIVVVSGECLGVYMTRVKTKSSLGTNYVARIYKAVACFLFGAAASQSLTDIAKYSIGRLRPHFLAVCKPVWDRINCRAGGYIENFTCTGDKDMVDEARLSFFSGHSSFSMYCMLFLALYVQARLQTEWARLLRPTIQFFLIAMSVYVGLSRISDYKHHWSDVLTGLLQGAIVAILTVFYASDFFKRPVDPVEIQEETSETSLQDNPDNENQYGSTE, from the exons ATGACAATTTTAAAGG CCAGGCATGTTCGACAGATAGACTGTCTCTCATCTCGCCGGAAGAAAGCCGACAGCAGCCGAACGCTCACGAGTTTACGGATTTGTCAGACAGAAGTCCCGAGACGCAACATGTTTGAAACTGGCAGAATCCCACTCGTCCTTCTCGACCTTACCTGCCTTATCCTCG tggGACTTCCCTTTGCGATCCTCACCCCTCAGCACAATCCCTTCAAAAGGGGTTTCTTCTGTAATGATGAGTCCATCAGATACCCCCTGAAAGAGGACACCATATCCTATCAGTTACTGGGGGGAGTCATGATCCCTTTCACACTGATTGTG GTAGTCAGTGGTGAGTGCCTTGGCGTCTATATGACTCGTGTCAAAACCAAATCGTCCTTGGGGACTAACTACGTGGCGCGCATTTATAAAGCAGTGGCCTGCTTCCTATTCGGGGCTGCTGCTAGCCAATCACTGACGGATATTGCCAAGTACTCGATTGGTCGACTGCGGCCCCACTTCCTGGCTGTGTGTAAGCCTGTGTGGGACCGTATCAACTGCAGGGCCGGAGGCTACATCGAGAACTTCACCTGTACCGGGGACAAGGACATGGTAGATGAGGCCAG ACTTTCCTTCTTTTCTGGTCACTCATCTTTTTCTATGTACTGTATGCTGTTCCTTGCA CTGTACGTCCAGGCCAGACTGCAGACAGAGTGGGCCAGGCTCCTCAGACCCACCATACAGTTCTTCCTGATTGCAATGTCCGTCTACGTGGGACTGTCGCGCATCTCTGACTACAAACACCACTGGAGTGACGTACTTACTGGCCTCCTGCAGGGGGCGATAGTCGCAATACTCACA GTGTTCTATGCGTCCGACTTCTTCAAGAGGCCTGTTGATCCAGTAGAGATACAAGAGGAGACGTCCGAAACCAGTCTCCAGGACAACCCAGATAATGAGAACCAATATGGAAGCACAGAGTGA
- the LOC115200434 gene encoding chondroitin sulfate N-acetylgalactosaminyltransferase 1: MCSESTMLRRWLLALVARVGVIALVVCCCLSLLYLLACKPPSSYSHEQAQVWAGGATSKEGYLALLQESEDTHRHYINSLSKQIAQLKEALQMRTQQLQESLEKARAKGVLPMGLEGLRRPQTHTDLQEFFKAQLSRAEVQSGEKLPSEYAVIPFESFTLHRVYQLEMGLTRHPEERPVRKDRRDELTGTLEIALQVLNGPRRHGERRRRSYSPSDFIEGLTRTERDKGTVYELMFKGEGPQDFRQLVFFRPFGPVVRVKNERVDTRHMLINIIVPLSRRADTFRQFINNFRKVCIQQEGKTHLTVVYFGRDQIDEVKAIMDQTSRETQFRNFTLIQLNEEFSRGRGLEVGARAWRRSHNVLLFFCDVDIHFTLDFLTSCRLNAEPGKKVFYPVLFSQYNPSLIDNNQSPFPSIQQQLVIMKDAGFWRDFGFGMTCQYRSDFINIGGFDRNTKGWGLEDVHLYRKYLHSKLMVIRSPSRSLFHLWHEKQCADELQPDKYKMCMQTKAMSEASHGHLGELFFTQEIQEHLERQKLLNDSSHLR, encoded by the exons ATGTGCTCTGAATCCACAATGCTCCGGAGGTGGCTGTTAGCTCTGGTGGCCCGTGTTGGGGTCATAGCACTAGTGGTGTGCTGCTGCCTGTCTCTACTCTACCTGCTGGCCTGCAAACCCCCCAGCAGCTACAGCCATGAACAGGCCCAGGTCTGGGCTGGAGGAGCCACCAGTAAGGAGGGTTACCTGGCGCTACTGCAGGAGAGcgaggacacacacaggcactATATTAACAGTCTCAGTAAGCAGATAGCCCAGCTCAAAGAGGCTCTCCAGATGAGGACCCAGCAGCTGCAGGAGTCTCTGGAAAAGGCCAGGGCCAAAGGGGTTCTACCTATGGGGCTGGAGGGCCTGCGTAGGCCCCAGACACACACCGACCTCcag GAGTTCTTCAAGGCCCAGTTGAGCCGGGCTGAGGTCCAGTCTGGTGAGAAGTTGCCCAGTGAGTACGCCGTGATTCCCTTCGAAAGCTTCACCCTGCACAG GGTGTACCAGCTCGAGATGGGGCTGACCCGTCATCCAGAGGAGAGGCCTGTGAGGAAGGACCGGAGAGACGAGCTGACAGGCACGCTAGAGATAGCCCTGCAGGTCCTCAACGGACCCCGGAGACACGGGGAGCGCCGCCGACGCTCCTATTCACCATCGGACTTCATAGAGG GGCTGACCCGTACAGAGCGTGACAAGGGGACGGTGTATGAACTGATGTTTAAGGGCGAGGGGCCGCAGGACTTCAGACAGCTGGTGTTCTTCAGACCCTTCGGCCCGGTGGTCAGGGTGAAGAATGAGAGGGTGGACACACGCCACATGCTCATCAACATCATAGTACCACTGTCCAGGAGGGCTGACACATTCAGACAGTTCATCAACAACTTCAG AAAGGTGTGCATCCAGCAGGAAGGGAAGACCCACCTCACTGTGGTCTACTTTGGAAGGGACCAGATTGACGAGGTCAAAGCCATCATGGATCAGACATCCAG GGAAACCCAGTTCCGGAACTTCACGCTGATCCAACTGAACGAGGAATTCTCTCGTGGGCGGGGCTTAGAGGTGGGCGCGCGAGCCTGGAGGCGGAGCCACAACGTGCTGCTCTTCTTCTGCGACGTCGACATCCACTTTACCCTAGACTTCCTCACTTCCTGCAGACTCAATGCAGAGCCTG GTAAGAAAGTGTTCTACCCAGTTCTCTTCAGTCAGTACAATCCATCTCTTATCGACAATAACCAGAGTCCCTTCCCTTCTATTCAACAACAGCTG GTGATAATGAAGGATGCTGGATTCTGGAGAGATTTTGGGTTTGGCATGACTTGCCAGTATAGGTCTGATTTCATCAACATAG GTGGGTTTGACCGGAACACCAAAGGCTGGGGTTTGGAGGATGTTCACCTATACAGAAAGTACCTGCACAGCAAGCTGATGGTGATTCGCTCTCCCTCCCGTAGCCTCTTCCACTTGTGGCATGAGAAGCAATGCGCGGACGAGCTGCAGCCAGACAAGTATAAGATGTGTATGCAGACCAAGGCCATGAGCGAGGCCTCTCACGGCCACCTGGGGGAGCTGTTCTTCACACAGGAGATCCAGGAGCACCTGGAGAGGCAGAAACTACTGAACGACTCAAGTCACTTGAGGTAG